From the Psychrobacillus sp. FSL K6-4046 genome, one window contains:
- a CDS encoding gamma-type small acid-soluble spore protein: MNIISESAQDIFCTEVKSMKKNNSQSSNRSQEFASETVIRQVKEQNRQAEMKKQQASGKFSKSSYNPSK, encoded by the coding sequence ATGAATATTATCTCCGAAAGTGCACAAGATATATTTTGTACGGAGGTGAAATCCATGAAAAAGAATAACAGTCAATCATCAAACAGAAGTCAAGAATTTGCTTCAGAAACTGTAATTCGACAAGTTAAAGAGCAAAACCGTCAAGCTGAAATGAAAAAACAACAAGCAAGCGGGAAGTTTTCAAAAAGTTCTTATAACCCATCAAAATAA
- the fabL gene encoding enoyl-[acyl-carrier-protein] reductase FabL, which translates to MTNPVALVTGSSRGLGKAIAIELAKSGYDIVVNYARSKTAALETVSEIEALGQKALLVRANVGDVEKLRAMFQTIKEEFGRLDIFVSNAASGVLRPIMELEESHWDWTMNINAKAMLFGAQEAAKLMPSGGKILGISSLGSIRYLENYTTVGVSKAAIESITRYLAVELAEKGIAVNTVSGGALDTDALKHFPNREQLLEDARVNTPAGRMVEIEDMVKTAMFLLSDDASMIRGQTIIVDGGRSIKM; encoded by the coding sequence ATGACAAATCCAGTAGCATTAGTAACAGGCAGTAGCAGAGGACTAGGAAAAGCAATTGCCATTGAGCTTGCAAAAAGTGGTTATGATATTGTAGTGAACTATGCTCGCAGTAAAACGGCTGCATTAGAAACGGTTTCAGAAATAGAGGCATTAGGACAAAAAGCTTTACTTGTTCGTGCAAATGTTGGTGATGTAGAAAAGCTTCGGGCAATGTTTCAAACGATAAAAGAGGAGTTCGGTCGTTTAGATATTTTCGTGAGTAATGCTGCATCCGGTGTTCTTCGACCAATCATGGAGCTCGAGGAGTCTCATTGGGACTGGACGATGAACATTAACGCAAAAGCAATGCTTTTTGGAGCACAGGAAGCGGCAAAGCTAATGCCGAGTGGCGGGAAGATATTAGGCATCAGTTCATTAGGGTCTATTCGATATTTGGAAAACTATACGACAGTAGGAGTTTCTAAAGCTGCTATTGAATCCATTACAAGATATTTGGCGGTAGAGCTAGCAGAAAAAGGGATTGCCGTTAATACTGTTTCTGGTGGAGCATTAGATACTGATGCTTTAAAGCATTTCCCAAATAGAGAACAATTATTAGAGGATGCGCGTGTAAATACTCCGGCAGGACGAATGGTTGAAATTGAGGATATGGTAAAAACAGCTATGTTCCTGCTTTCAGATGATGCCAGCATGATCCGAGGACAAACTATCATTGTAGATGGCGGCCGTTCGATTAAAATGTAG